One Rhodoferax ferrireducens T118 DNA segment encodes these proteins:
- a CDS encoding SDR family NAD(P)-dependent oxidoreductase, with product MQLNSKIAAVVTGGASGLGAATARRLASHGVKVALFDLNVAQGEALAQEIGGVFCQVDVTSEEQVDAAFARARSVNGQERILVNCAGTGNAVKTAGRDKTTGDIKHYPLDNFDRIIQINLVGTFRCIAKSAAGMLTLEPLADGERGAIVNTASVAAQDGQMGQASYAASKAGIVGMTLPIARDLMGEGIRVNTILPGIFNTPLLQAAPDNVKAALAASVPFPKRLGDPAEYAHLAETMIVNGYFNGESVRLDGAIRMAPR from the coding sequence ATGCAACTCAATTCAAAAATTGCTGCCGTCGTCACCGGCGGCGCCTCTGGCCTAGGCGCTGCCACGGCCCGCCGTCTGGCTTCCCATGGCGTCAAGGTGGCGCTGTTCGATCTAAATGTGGCCCAGGGCGAAGCCCTGGCGCAGGAGATTGGCGGGGTCTTCTGCCAAGTAGATGTCACCTCCGAGGAGCAGGTCGACGCGGCCTTCGCCAGGGCGCGTTCAGTCAACGGCCAGGAGCGCATCCTGGTCAATTGCGCCGGTACCGGCAACGCCGTCAAGACCGCCGGTCGCGACAAGACGACCGGCGATATCAAGCACTACCCGCTGGACAATTTCGATCGCATCATCCAGATCAACCTGGTTGGCACCTTCCGCTGCATCGCCAAATCGGCGGCCGGCATGCTGACCCTGGAGCCTCTGGCGGACGGCGAGCGCGGCGCCATCGTCAACACCGCATCCGTGGCGGCACAGGATGGACAAATGGGTCAGGCCAGTTACGCGGCCAGCAAGGCCGGCATCGTCGGCATGACCCTGCCGATTGCGCGCGACCTGATGGGCGAAGGCATCCGTGTCAACACCATCCTGCCCGGCATCTTCAATACGCCCTTGCTGCAGGCAGCACCGGACAACGTCAAAGCGGCGCTGGCGGCATCGGTGCCGTTTCCGAAACGCCTGGGCGACCCGGCTGAATACGCCCATCTGGCCGAGACCATGATCGTCAACGGCTACTTTAACGGCGAGAGTGTGCGGCTGGACGGCGCCATCCGCATGGCGCCGCGTTAA
- a CDS encoding branched-chain amino acid ABC transporter permease translates to MNEFLHQLVAGLATGGIYASVALALVMIYQATHHINFAQGEMAMFSTFLAWALMQAGLPYWGAFALTVVISFVLAAVIEFVVIRPMHEAPELSVVVVFIGLLVIFHSLAGWLFGYTIKQFPSPFPSNAWYGSELMSAHQVGAILVALVMVALLFSFFSFTSIGLALRAAAQNAPSSRLVGINVGRMLMLGWGLAGAIGSVAGMMVAPVVFLDPNMMTGVLIYAFAGALIGGIDNPVGAVLGGFIVGVLENLIGTYVVGTELKLSVALVLIVGVLIVRPSGLLGRKIVTRV, encoded by the coding sequence ATGAACGAATTCCTGCATCAACTGGTGGCCGGCCTGGCCACGGGCGGCATTTATGCCAGCGTTGCGCTGGCCCTGGTGATGATTTACCAGGCCACGCACCACATCAATTTCGCCCAGGGCGAGATGGCGATGTTTTCGACCTTTCTGGCCTGGGCGCTGATGCAGGCCGGCCTGCCCTACTGGGGCGCTTTTGCACTCACCGTTGTGATCTCGTTTGTGCTGGCAGCAGTGATCGAGTTTGTCGTCATACGACCGATGCACGAGGCGCCGGAATTGTCGGTGGTGGTGGTTTTCATCGGCCTGCTGGTGATCTTCCACAGCCTGGCCGGCTGGTTGTTTGGCTATACCATCAAGCAGTTCCCGAGTCCGTTCCCGTCCAACGCCTGGTATGGCTCAGAACTGATGTCGGCCCACCAAGTGGGCGCCATCCTTGTGGCCTTGGTCATGGTCGCGCTGTTGTTTTCATTCTTCAGCTTCACGTCGATCGGCCTGGCGCTGCGTGCTGCCGCGCAGAATGCGCCGTCCTCGCGTCTGGTGGGTATCAACGTCGGCCGGATGCTGATGCTGGGCTGGGGACTGGCGGGCGCGATCGGCTCGGTGGCCGGCATGATGGTGGCTCCGGTGGTGTTTCTGGACCCGAACATGATGACCGGTGTTCTGATCTATGCCTTTGCCGGCGCCCTGATCGGCGGTATCGACAATCCTGTAGGCGCCGTGTTAGGCGGCTTTATCGTGGGCGTGCTTGAAAACCTGATAGGCACCTACGTCGTCGGCACCGAACTCAAGCTGTCGGTGGCCTTGGTGCTGATCGTCGGCGTGCTGATTGTGCGTCCGTCCGGACTGCTCGGTCGAAAAATTGTTACCCGGGTTTGA
- a CDS encoding branched-chain amino acid ABC transporter permease, translating to MNQPIKTNSSPRKAGIAAGLSWRWILLLLALAVGLAFVAKGYHLFQATMVLAYAIALLGLNILTGYNGQISLGHGAFFALGAYVAAILMEHAGAPYWATVPAAGVFCLVVGYLFGRPALKLEGLYLALATFALGVAMPQLLKYKHLEAWTGGVQGIVLMKPDAPFGLPLTQDQWLYLFALGVAGVMFVIAHNLLQSGSGRAMRAIRDHAMAAEAMGVDNRHYKSMSFGVSAAYTGVGGALSAIAVQFVSPDSFTLFLSISLLVGIVVGGVGTLWGAFFGAMFIMFVPNLAEKVSKAAPWAVYGVVLIAIMFVMPGGVMGLLRKLNERRSHRAG from the coding sequence ATGAATCAGCCAATCAAGACGAATTCTTCCCCCCGCAAGGCGGGCATCGCCGCCGGCTTGTCCTGGCGCTGGATTCTGTTGCTGCTGGCCCTGGCCGTGGGCCTGGCCTTCGTGGCCAAGGGCTACCACCTGTTTCAGGCGACCATGGTGCTCGCGTATGCGATTGCCCTGCTCGGTCTGAACATCCTGACCGGTTACAACGGCCAGATTTCCCTCGGGCATGGCGCCTTTTTTGCATTGGGTGCCTACGTCGCCGCCATCCTCATGGAGCATGCGGGCGCACCTTATTGGGCCACCGTGCCGGCGGCTGGCGTGTTCTGCCTGGTTGTCGGCTACCTGTTTGGGCGGCCGGCGCTCAAGCTTGAAGGCCTGTACCTGGCGCTGGCCACGTTTGCGTTGGGCGTGGCCATGCCGCAACTGCTGAAGTACAAGCATCTGGAGGCCTGGACCGGCGGAGTGCAGGGCATCGTGCTTATGAAGCCCGACGCACCGTTCGGTCTGCCGTTGACGCAGGACCAGTGGCTTTACCTGTTCGCCCTCGGTGTTGCGGGCGTGATGTTCGTCATCGCGCACAACCTGCTGCAAAGCGGCAGCGGTCGCGCCATGCGCGCCATCCGTGATCACGCCATGGCAGCGGAGGCGATGGGCGTCGACAACCGCCATTACAAGTCCATGAGCTTCGGTGTCTCTGCGGCCTACACCGGCGTGGGCGGAGCCCTGTCGGCGATCGCCGTGCAGTTTGTCTCGCCCGATTCGTTCACGCTGTTTCTGTCCATTTCATTGCTGGTCGGGATTGTGGTCGGCGGCGTGGGCACCCTGTGGGGCGCTTTCTTCGGTGCCATGTTCATCATGTTTGTTCCGAACCTGGCGGAAAAGGTCTCCAAGGCCGCGCCCTGGGCGGTTTACGGCGTGGTGCTGATCGCCATCATGTTCGTCATGCCCGGTGGTGTGATGGGTCTGCTGCGCAAGCTCAACGAGCGCCGCAGCCACCGTGCGGGCTGA
- a CDS encoding acetyl-CoA C-acetyltransferase, translating to MSEAYIVAATRTAGGRRGGRLAGWHPVDLSAQVLNALLDRSGADPVLVEDVFMGCVSQVGEQSTNVARNAVMASRLPDSVPGTSIDRQCGSSQQAVHFAAQAVMSGCMDIVIAAGVESMTRVPMFSPSSLAQKAGLGFFQSPGINKRYNDVVFSQFAGAELMAKKFGLSKDELDRFALLSHQRAIAATQAGAFKEEILPVAVRSPEGVDTGEMHMVDEGIRFEATLQGIQNVKLLQEGGVVTAANASQVCDGATGVMVVSERGLKLLGVKPLARIHHMSVLGHDPVIMLEAPIPATKRALKKAGLKIEDIDLYEVNEAFASVPLAWLKALGASPDRLNVNGGAIALGHPLGASGTKLMTTLINALGQRGKRYGLQTMCEGGGMANVTIIERL from the coding sequence ATGTCTGAAGCTTATATCGTTGCCGCCACCCGTACCGCTGGCGGCCGTCGCGGCGGCCGCCTCGCCGGCTGGCACCCGGTGGACTTGTCCGCCCAGGTGCTCAATGCGCTGTTGGACCGCTCCGGGGCCGACCCCGTTCTGGTGGAAGATGTCTTCATGGGTTGCGTCAGCCAGGTTGGCGAGCAGTCCACCAACGTGGCGCGCAATGCCGTGATGGCGTCCCGTTTGCCCGACTCGGTGCCGGGCACCTCGATCGACCGCCAGTGCGGCTCCTCGCAGCAGGCCGTGCATTTTGCCGCGCAAGCCGTGATGTCCGGCTGCATGGACATTGTGATCGCGGCCGGCGTCGAGTCCATGACCCGCGTCCCGATGTTCAGCCCAAGTTCGCTGGCGCAGAAGGCGGGCCTGGGATTCTTCCAGAGTCCGGGCATTAACAAGCGTTACAACGACGTGGTTTTCAGCCAGTTCGCGGGCGCCGAGCTGATGGCCAAGAAGTTTGGCCTGAGCAAGGATGAGCTCGACCGCTTCGCGCTGCTCAGCCACCAGCGCGCCATCGCGGCCACCCAAGCGGGCGCATTCAAGGAAGAAATCCTGCCGGTGGCCGTGCGTTCGCCCGAAGGCGTGGACACCGGCGAGATGCACATGGTGGACGAGGGCATCCGCTTCGAAGCCACCTTGCAGGGGATCCAGAACGTCAAGTTGCTGCAGGAAGGTGGAGTTGTCACCGCCGCCAATGCCAGCCAGGTCTGCGACGGCGCGACCGGCGTCATGGTCGTGAGCGAGCGCGGCCTCAAGCTCCTGGGCGTCAAGCCGCTGGCGCGCATCCACCACATGTCGGTGCTGGGCCACGATCCGGTGATCATGCTGGAAGCGCCGATCCCGGCCACCAAGCGTGCGCTCAAGAAGGCCGGACTGAAGATCGAAGACATCGATCTCTACGAGGTGAACGAGGCTTTCGCCTCCGTGCCGCTGGCCTGGCTCAAGGCACTCGGCGCCAGTCCGGATCGTCTCAACGTCAACGGCGGTGCCATTGCCCTGGGCCATCCACTGGGCGCTTCCGGTACCAAGCTCATGACCACGCTGATCAATGCACTGGGTCAACGCGGAAAACGCTATGGTCTGCAGACCATGTGCGAAGGGGGCGGCATGGCCAACGTCACCATCATCGAACGTCTGTAA
- a CDS encoding ABC transporter ATP-binding protein encodes MSHLLEARGLRARYGNTRVLHGIDLDVDEGKVTTLLGANGAGKTTTLRALCRLMVQTSGTVTLAGSKIDALSTEQIARLGVGHVPDGRGTFMGLTTEENLRLGVSSRNNRVGADEDMARIYGYFPRLAERKRQQAGTLSGGEQQMLAIGRALMGRPRLLLLDEPSFGLAPLVVKDIFSIMRRINKEQGVSILLVEQNARLALDLADSAYLLETGRVVLSGSAAEMRNNDAVRRAYLGE; translated from the coding sequence ATGAGCCATCTGCTTGAAGCAAGAGGACTGCGGGCGCGCTACGGCAACACCCGGGTGCTGCATGGCATCGATCTGGATGTTGACGAGGGCAAGGTGACCACCCTGCTGGGCGCCAACGGCGCCGGCAAGACCACCACCTTGCGCGCCCTGTGCCGCTTGATGGTTCAGACCAGCGGCACTGTCACCCTGGCGGGCAGCAAGATTGACGCCCTGTCAACCGAGCAGATCGCACGATTGGGGGTGGGTCATGTGCCTGATGGGCGTGGCACATTCATGGGCCTGACCACGGAGGAGAATCTGCGCCTGGGTGTTTCTTCACGCAACAACCGGGTCGGCGCCGATGAAGACATGGCGCGCATCTACGGCTACTTCCCGCGCCTGGCCGAGCGCAAAAGGCAGCAGGCCGGCACGCTGTCCGGAGGCGAGCAGCAAATGCTTGCGATCGGGCGCGCGCTCATGGGTCGTCCCCGGCTGTTGTTGCTGGACGAGCCGTCGTTTGGTCTGGCGCCGCTGGTGGTCAAGGACATTTTTAGCATCATGCGCCGCATCAACAAGGAGCAGGGGGTGTCCATCCTGCTGGTCGAGCAAAACGCGCGACTGGCATTGGACCTGGCCGACTCGGCCTATCTTTTGGAAACCGGTCGTGTCGTCTTGTCAGGCTCGGCTGCCGAGATGCGCAACAACGATGCCGTGCGTCGTGCCTACCTTGGCGAATAG
- a CDS encoding LuxR C-terminal-related transcriptional regulator, whose amino-acid sequence MSAATPAGPSVGSAGLDNKFNPPAPMAAQVQRQGLCEAICRSAGQLVLVSAPAGFGKTTAMVQARARLEQTGVSTVWLTLDRADNDVSRFMICLGEAVTRLGLGGPDAAAGVDSVQALARSDIPFALFLDEFETVHEAAVLGLVREIADHLPRGGHLIIGSRSLPQLGLARLRVRGLLTEIDADRLRFSLQDALTLFEQRRQPNVLSTEQLFRLHQKTEGWATALWLASIALDRTVDQSDFVDRFSGSNRAVADYLAEDVLARQPTHIRRFLLRTSLLRQLDASVCAALNPRADCVALLEQLDAEHLFLSPVTGARRTWRYHSLFADYLRTQLEREHPDDVARLHLAASGWYESKDRPVPAIDHAIEGGDFPHAMSLLDSHADAFLEQGRMRLLSRWFASMPPSQRQAHPRLEMIAIWAACFTRGPWEAMEMLERSGASASDDPYLRANANGIRPMLLAMQDRNEESLEVGREALRQLPTGHQFADTTLLNAMAHNLAVMGDQREAQQLLDAARREQGGSSTFNRMYTESTEGLLDLQQGRLRQATARFRLAVDATHAISHTHTHGNALAGVYYACAVYELNQLDQAEHLLNVYLPITRDIGLPDHMILAHAMRSRIAFINGDVDAASLAITELEYLGNQRKLPRVVAAAKLERARMLQLQGNAAAAHDELMRADDPTLWSREQRQRMLAHDIQYMAMARLRWEIAFGDAGACLGRLDAEKKRAAEAGRHRRLLVLRLLHALALQRTGDMPAAVTEIGTALQFACQEGFMRLILDEGPAVGALVQRYQSLHDSGQMRDPLLGDYLQRLLQAFGPLPTEIEATPELLGGVLEPLTRKEIRVLQLLVEGYSNSAMAEKLFVSDSTVRTHLRNINMKFGAHSRTQAVAIARRLGLIA is encoded by the coding sequence ATGAGCGCCGCCACGCCGGCCGGACCTTCAGTCGGCTCCGCGGGACTCGACAACAAGTTCAACCCGCCGGCGCCGATGGCCGCCCAGGTGCAGCGCCAGGGCCTGTGCGAGGCGATTTGCCGCTCTGCCGGACAGTTGGTGCTGGTCAGTGCACCCGCCGGCTTTGGCAAGACCACGGCCATGGTGCAGGCCCGCGCGCGGCTTGAACAAACCGGCGTGAGCACCGTCTGGCTGACACTGGACCGCGCCGACAACGATGTCTCACGCTTCATGATCTGCTTGGGCGAGGCCGTCACGCGGCTCGGCTTGGGCGGTCCGGATGCGGCCGCCGGCGTCGACTCCGTGCAGGCGCTGGCACGCAGCGACATCCCGTTTGCGCTGTTTCTCGACGAGTTCGAAACCGTGCACGAGGCGGCGGTGCTGGGCCTGGTGCGCGAAATCGCCGATCACCTGCCGCGCGGCGGACATTTGATCATTGGCTCGCGCAGCCTGCCGCAGTTGGGCCTGGCCCGGCTACGGGTGCGCGGCCTGCTGACCGAAATCGACGCCGACCGCCTGCGCTTCAGCCTTCAGGATGCGCTGACCCTGTTCGAGCAACGGCGCCAGCCAAACGTCCTGAGCACCGAGCAGCTGTTCCGTCTGCACCAGAAAACCGAGGGCTGGGCCACCGCGCTCTGGCTGGCGTCGATCGCGCTGGACCGCACCGTCGACCAAAGCGACTTCGTCGACCGGTTCTCGGGATCAAACCGGGCCGTGGCCGACTACCTGGCCGAGGATGTACTGGCGCGCCAGCCAACCCACATCCGGCGCTTTCTGCTGCGCACAAGCCTGCTGCGCCAGCTCGACGCCTCGGTCTGCGCCGCGCTCAATCCCCGCGCCGACTGCGTGGCGCTACTTGAACAACTGGATGCCGAGCACCTGTTCCTGAGTCCGGTAACGGGTGCGCGTCGCACGTGGCGCTACCACAGCCTGTTCGCCGACTACCTGCGCACCCAGCTTGAGCGCGAGCACCCGGACGATGTGGCGCGCCTGCATCTGGCGGCCTCGGGCTGGTACGAATCGAAGGACCGGCCGGTGCCGGCGATCGACCACGCCATCGAGGGCGGCGATTTCCCGCACGCCATGAGCCTGCTCGACAGCCACGCCGACGCCTTTCTGGAACAGGGTCGCATGCGCCTGTTGTCGCGCTGGTTCGCCAGCATGCCGCCGAGCCAGCGCCAAGCCCACCCGCGACTGGAGATGATCGCGATCTGGGCCGCCTGCTTCACACGCGGTCCCTGGGAAGCGATGGAAATGCTTGAACGATCCGGCGCCAGCGCCAGCGACGACCCTTACTTGCGCGCCAACGCCAACGGCATCCGGCCGATGCTGCTGGCGATGCAGGACCGCAACGAGGAATCACTGGAGGTGGGCCGCGAAGCGCTGCGTCAGTTGCCCACCGGTCACCAGTTTGCCGACACCACGCTGCTCAATGCCATGGCGCACAACCTGGCCGTGATGGGTGATCAGCGCGAGGCCCAGCAACTGCTGGACGCCGCCCGGCGCGAGCAGGGCGGCAGCAGCACCTTCAACCGCATGTACACCGAGTCCACGGAAGGCCTGCTCGATCTGCAGCAGGGGCGTCTGCGCCAAGCCACGGCACGCTTTCGCCTGGCGGTAGACGCCACCCATGCGATAAGCCATACGCACACCCACGGGAACGCACTGGCCGGCGTCTACTATGCCTGCGCGGTCTACGAACTCAACCAGCTCGACCAGGCCGAGCACCTGCTCAACGTCTACCTGCCGATCACGCGCGATATCGGCCTGCCCGACCACATGATCCTCGCCCACGCCATGCGCTCGCGCATCGCTTTCATCAATGGCGATGTGGACGCTGCCTCGCTCGCCATCACGGAGCTCGAATACCTCGGCAACCAGCGCAAGCTGCCGCGGGTGGTCGCGGCGGCCAAGCTCGAGCGCGCCCGCATGCTCCAGTTGCAGGGCAATGCAGCGGCGGCGCACGACGAGCTGATGCGGGCCGACGACCCCACCTTGTGGAGCCGCGAGCAGCGCCAGCGCATGCTGGCGCATGACATCCAGTACATGGCAATGGCCCGCCTGCGCTGGGAGATCGCGTTTGGCGACGCGGGCGCCTGCCTCGGTAGGCTGGATGCTGAAAAGAAACGGGCCGCCGAGGCCGGTCGCCACCGTCGCCTGCTGGTGCTGCGCCTGCTGCACGCCCTGGCCTTGCAACGCACCGGCGACATGCCGGCTGCTGTGACGGAGATCGGCACCGCGCTGCAGTTTGCCTGCCAGGAAGGCTTCATGCGCTTGATCCTCGATGAGGGCCCGGCGGTCGGCGCACTGGTGCAGCGTTACCAGTCCCTGCACGACAGCGGCCAGATGCGCGACCCTTTGCTGGGCGACTACCTGCAGCGCCTGCTGCAGGCCTTTGGTCCGCTACCGACAGAGATCGAAGCAACGCCGGAACTGCTCGGCGGCGTGCTGGAGCCGCTGACACGCAAGGAAATCCGCGTGCTGCAACTGCTGGTCGAGGGCTACTCGAACAGCGCAATGGCGGAAAAGCTGTTCGTCTCCGACAGCACGGTGCGCACCCACCTGCGCAACATCAACATGAAGTTCGGCGCCCACAGCCGCACACAGGCGGTGGCGATTGCGCGCCGGCTCGGCCTGATCGCCTGA
- the tesB gene encoding acyl-CoA thioesterase II, which translates to MSITATQNPRRLAALHDLIQQLRLEQLDDHRFRGGNIDIGSPSVFGGQVLGQALMAAARTVPTQAVHSLHGYFLRAGDKASPIDYEVDAVRDGASFSMRRVVALQHGGPIFHMSASFHRSEPGVDHQREMPVTLPPEGLQDEHEARLALRDRLPEAARAVVDQARAIDIRPVEPLDMFAPEPRPPANQTWMRAHGPLPDDPLIHQALLAYASDFSLLLVAMRPHGLTFMQPQVQCVSLDHAMWFHRDFRFDDWLLYETDSPSATGARGFCRGNLFSRDGRLVASVAQEGLIRLRR; encoded by the coding sequence ATGTCTATCACTGCCACCCAGAATCCACGCCGTCTGGCCGCACTCCACGACTTGATCCAGCAGCTCCGTCTGGAGCAACTGGATGACCACCGTTTTCGCGGCGGCAACATCGATATTGGCAGCCCGTCGGTATTTGGCGGTCAGGTCTTGGGCCAGGCGCTGATGGCAGCTGCCCGTACCGTGCCCACGCAGGCGGTGCACTCGCTGCACGGCTACTTCCTGCGCGCCGGTGACAAAGCCAGCCCGATTGACTATGAGGTGGACGCAGTGCGCGATGGCGCCAGTTTCAGCATGCGGCGTGTGGTCGCGCTGCAGCATGGAGGACCGATCTTCCACATGTCGGCCTCCTTTCACCGCAGCGAGCCCGGCGTCGATCATCAGCGCGAGATGCCGGTGACACTGCCGCCTGAAGGCCTGCAGGACGAACATGAAGCCCGCCTGGCGCTGCGCGATCGCCTGCCAGAAGCGGCCCGGGCCGTGGTCGATCAGGCGCGTGCGATCGACATCCGGCCGGTCGAGCCGCTGGACATGTTCGCGCCCGAGCCGCGCCCGCCTGCCAACCAGACCTGGATGCGCGCGCACGGCCCACTGCCGGACGACCCGCTGATCCATCAGGCACTGCTGGCCTACGCCTCCGACTTCAGCCTGCTGTTGGTCGCCATGCGGCCGCACGGGCTGACTTTTATGCAGCCCCAGGTGCAGTGCGTGAGCCTGGACCACGCCATGTGGTTCCATCGCGACTTCCGCTTCGATGACTGGTTGCTCTATGAAACCGATTCACCTTCTGCCACCGGCGCACGGGGTTTTTGCCGTGGCAACCTGTTCAGTCGCGATGGCCGCCTGGTGGCCTCGGTTGCGCAGGAAGGCTTGATCCGCCTGCGACGCTAG
- a CDS encoding ABC transporter ATP-binding protein: MANAQSDPGSGSLLKVENIIVRFGGILALNSVSFDVRPGEICALIGPNGAGKSTLFNCLSRLYECDSGSITFNGHKLRSLRRHRIAEIGIGRTFQNLALFRSMTVRENVLMGCHSRHHAGFLRNAFRLPGAARIEAAARARADDLIDFLQLAEYAERVVADLPFGTQKRVELARALASDPQLLLLDEPACGLNHEELEGLGVLIRDIRDRLKVTVLLVEHHMGLVMSISDRVVALNFGKKIAEGTPAEVRMHPEVIRAYLGEAEEKAT; this comes from the coding sequence ATGGCAAATGCACAGAGTGATCCGGGGAGCGGTTCTCTGCTCAAGGTGGAAAACATTATCGTCCGCTTTGGCGGCATCCTGGCGCTCAACAGCGTGTCCTTCGACGTTCGCCCCGGTGAGATCTGCGCGCTGATCGGGCCCAATGGTGCCGGCAAGAGCACGTTGTTCAACTGCCTGTCCCGTTTGTACGAGTGCGACAGCGGAAGCATTACTTTCAATGGACACAAGCTGCGCTCCCTGCGCCGCCACCGGATCGCCGAAATCGGGATTGGCCGCACCTTCCAGAACCTGGCGTTGTTTCGCTCGATGACGGTGCGCGAAAACGTGCTGATGGGCTGTCACAGCCGCCACCATGCTGGCTTTCTTCGCAATGCGTTTCGCCTGCCGGGCGCCGCGCGGATCGAGGCTGCGGCCCGCGCCCGTGCCGATGACCTGATCGACTTCTTGCAACTGGCGGAATACGCCGAGCGCGTCGTGGCCGATCTGCCTTTCGGAACGCAAAAGCGGGTGGAGCTGGCACGCGCGCTGGCCTCGGACCCGCAGTTGCTGCTGCTCGACGAGCCGGCCTGCGGCCTGAACCACGAGGAACTGGAAGGCCTGGGCGTATTGATTCGCGACATTCGTGACCGGCTGAAGGTCACGGTGCTGCTGGTGGAGCACCACATGGGGCTCGTGATGAGCATCTCGGACCGCGTGGTGGCCTTGAACTTTGGCAAGAAGATCGCCGAAGGAACGCCCGCCGAGGTGCGCATGCACCCGGAGGTGATCCGCGCCTACCTCGGTGAAGCAGAGGAGAAAGCCACATGA
- a CDS encoding enoyl-CoA hydratase/isomerase family protein: MQDILDIQESGGIARLTLNRPQRLNALNPALASALREYFQGLYRRHEVRVVILLGAGASFCAGLDLKEQRPGSELGTVGMMAVQQSIRDIMLAMRRCPQPIISVIQGAASGGGFALALASDIRLGTPDARMNASFIRVGLTGCDMGVSYFLPRMVGSSVAAEYLLTGRFMDAQRAYGLGLFSRVAPLDELQGEAQALAGDMLRTTPLGLRLTKEALGHSIDAASLDAVVAMEDRQQVLCTQSDDFREGMQAFLEKRPPRYSGT, encoded by the coding sequence ATGCAGGACATTCTCGACATCCAGGAAAGTGGCGGCATCGCCCGCTTGACCCTGAACCGGCCGCAGCGCCTCAATGCGCTCAACCCGGCGCTGGCCAGCGCCCTGCGCGAGTATTTCCAGGGTCTGTACCGCCGGCACGAAGTGCGCGTCGTCATCCTGCTGGGCGCCGGCGCGAGCTTTTGCGCCGGGCTCGACCTCAAGGAGCAGCGGCCGGGCAGCGAACTCGGCACTGTCGGCATGATGGCGGTGCAGCAAAGCATCCGCGACATCATGCTCGCCATGCGCCGCTGCCCGCAGCCGATCATCAGCGTGATCCAGGGCGCCGCCAGCGGCGGTGGTTTCGCGCTGGCACTGGCGTCCGATATCCGCCTGGGTACGCCCGATGCGCGCATGAACGCCTCCTTTATCCGTGTCGGACTGACCGGCTGTGACATGGGTGTGAGCTATTTCCTGCCGCGCATGGTGGGCAGTTCGGTCGCCGCCGAATACCTGTTGACCGGCCGTTTCATGGACGCCCAGCGCGCCTACGGCCTGGGCCTGTTCAGTCGCGTCGCGCCGCTCGACGAACTGCAGGGCGAGGCCCAGGCCCTGGCTGGAGACATGCTGCGCACCACGCCGCTGGGACTGCGCCTGACCAAGGAGGCCCTCGGCCATTCAATCGATGCCGCCAGCCTGGACGCCGTGGTCGCGATGGAAGACCGCCAGCAGGTGTTGTGTACCCAGAGCGATGACTTCCGAGAAGGCATGCAGGCCTTTCTGGAAAAACGCCCGCCGCGTTACAGCGGAACCTGA